A stretch of DNA from Acinetobacter sp. C26M:
ACATTTTCAATACCGCCTAATTGCACATAAGGATCATAGCCAATGACATTCCAACCAAGCAATTGTGCCATCACGGCTAGACGACTGCCGACATTCCCCAAACCAATAATGGCTAAAGTGAAGGCTTTATTTTTTTCCAAAAGATTGATATCTAAGTGTAGTAACGCAGTAATCACATATTCAGCAACTGCTTGCGCATTACAACCCGCGGCATTACTCCACGCAATCTGTTGTTGCTCTAAGGCTTGAATATCTAGGTGATCGGTTCCGATAGTGGCGCTGCCCACGAATTTGATCGAGGTCTGGTCAATCAAGGCATGGTTTACTTTGGTCACAGAGCGAACTAAAAGTGCATCGGCATCCTGTACATCAGCATGGGTCAGAGTACGTCCTGCTCGGTGCTGTATTTCTGCAAATTCCGCAAAGAAATAATCGGTAAATGCCAAATTTTCATCTGCGATAATTTTCATGCAGCGCTTTCCTTCAATAATTCTGTGCTTATTATCCTTAGCACAACACAAATTGACAATTTATAAATGCAAGCTTTGTAGAGATTAATGGCAGAAAGCTGTGGCTTATGCTACACGCATGCGACATATTGCCAATTTACTGCAACATCTTTGCTCTTATAATACGCCTTTCTCTCATTCCTCTATCGTAATGACGCAATACTCTCCCTATAAAGGCAAAAGTGGCATTAAAAGGATTCTCAATGCCACAGGCTATTCAATCGCAGGATTTAAAGCTGCTTTTAGCCACGAAGCTGCCTTCCGACAAATCCTATTACTGAATGTGATCTTGATCCCACTCAGTTTTTTTGTACACGTATCAGCCGTTGAGCAAGCACTTATGGTTGCTGTCTGTTTATTGGCGATTATTGTAGAGCTGTTTAATTCCGCTATTGAAGCTGTAGTTGATCGTGTGTCCTTAGAAAAAAATCCATTGTCTAAGAATGCAAAAGATATGGGTAGTGCTGCGCAATTTGTTTCCTTGGCGATTATCTTTTTTACTTGGATGATTATTTTATTTCGATAAATTCCAAGAAATATCCATAAAAAAATCCCTGCATATGCAGTAATCCTGAACAGTTAAGGCTAAAACTTAAAAAATGTAGTAAAAATGAGTGTACATAAATACGCTCATTTTTATGAGTTTATTTCAAAGTTTAGATTTCACGCTTCAACAAACAAACACATCCCTCTCAAATTTCTCTGAATTTATCAATTTAAACTGGATCGAGCACTCTGTACAACAAACAGGTAAATACGTCGATTTGGAACTACGAATATTCATTTAATTGGCGTATAAGTTATCTCGCCTGCAAAAAACCACCAGAAATAAACACAAATCAAAAAAATTACTCTCGTGGTACAACTGCCAATATAACTACAAAACCACAAGCCACTCTATTAACTTGTGACTTTGCTGTAGATTTCTTATTTTTTAAATAAATTTTAAAAAAGCAATGCTTACTAGTAAGTTAATTTGCATTAAAACAATCGAATAAAATAAGTTGTTAATAATATGATGAGCCCAACCCATAAAGGTCGTCTTAATGATTTTGGACCAAAAAGTGCTCCTAGGATAATAATGATAGGCGCAACAAAAATACTTATAATCTGAATCGTATTCAATTGATCAAACATATATTACTCCTATCACTACTCTTGTCATCTTCAAAATTATAGTTGCTTCCCACCATGATCAAGCAAAAGCTTTACAAGCTCATCCATTTTACCATCAGCAACAGGAAGGAGATATACTTTTTTATTACCCTCAATTCCTACACAATTAAAATACTCTTTCTTAAAGCCATTCCAGTGTCCAATACTATACTTGTCTAAAACAAAATCAAACTCAACAAACTGAACACTTTTAAACTCAAATATATTAAGCACCAGAAATTCATCTTTAAAATAAAAATGAAA
This window harbors:
- a CDS encoding diacylglycerol kinase; amino-acid sequence: MTQYSPYKGKSGIKRILNATGYSIAGFKAAFSHEAAFRQILLLNVILIPLSFFVHVSAVEQALMVAVCLLAIIVELFNSAIEAVVDRVSLEKNPLSKNAKDMGSAAQFVSLAIIFFTWMIILFR